The DNA region CGTCCTCAATGGAGCTGCCGACCTTGATGATCGCAACCCCGTCGGCCATGACCGGAACGCCCTGCTCTGTGTACACTTCCGGCGTCATCACGTCAAGCTTATGGGATAACAGCGAAACGAACTCGGACCGCTGAAATACCGGCAGAATAAACGCTCCGCCGCCTCGAACGATTTTGATCTTGCGGCCGGATTCGTCCTCCGAAATATTTTTGCTGCCGAGGAAAGATCCTGTCACGATCATCGCCTCATCCGGGCTGACCGTCTTGTAGCGAGCCCAAAAAGCAAGGCCCAGCACGATCAGGACACCTACAACAATCGATGGAATTACCAAATACTCTGGCATGTTCTCATTCATCTCCTTTTCGTTCTTCCAGTTCGGACACACGGAGGACACCATCAACGACGTCGATGACCACGACCCGGATCCCGGCGGGCAGGACGCTGCGGTCAAAGCTTGAAGCGATATGCGTCGTATTGCCTGCGCCTACCTTGATCATGACTTCACCAAAGCCTTCGGCCGGCAGCGGTACCGTAACGACACCAATTCGCCCTGCCAGCTCCTTTATGGAGAAGCCCGTGGAGTTCTCGCTGTTCTCCATCGGCTTGACATAGCCGAAGTAGACCATAATCGAGATCCCGATTGCCGCTAATATGGACAGCGTAATATGGGCTCCTGCCGCCAAGTCCGTATATTTCATCAGCATGATCCCGGTTCCGCCGAAGACGGTGATTCCTCCTGCAATCACAACCGGATTAAAAAAATCCACCGACAAAAAGTCCAGGAGACCGTCCAGCGCCGAGCTGAGAATATCTCCGAGCAGCACGGTGACGACGGCGAACAGAATGCCTCCGATCAGACAGCCCCAATATAACGCTTCCATGATGATTGCCCCCTCTCGAATCCCTCACTGTGTATAACAAGTAATACGGCAAAAAGTTTGCTAAAGTTTCAATTATTTGCCGTAATCGTATGGAAATCTCTTCATATCTCCCCATTTTACATGAAAAAAAGCCGCCCAGCCGCAGATATTTCCACGTGAAGGACAGCTTCTTGTAAGGCTGCTTGCAGCCAATATTATCGGCATTGCTTCATTGTTCCTAATCCGCTGAAGCTTACAGCGACATTTTATAAATTTCGACAACATCCTCGCGCTGCAGCTTGCGGAAATTGCCGAAGGGACCGAAGCGCATCGCCTTATCGGCCATCGCCTCAATTTCGGAGTCGTCAATGTTATAGTCTGCCAGCGTGCTCGGGGCTCCGATCGAGCTCCAGAAACGGCGGAGCGCCTCAATGCCTTCGAGTCCAGCCTCTTCGTCGGACTTGCCGGCAGGATCGATCCCGAACACATTGACCGCGAGCGACTTGAAGCGTGCAGGCTGTGCAGGCAGATTATATTTCATCCAGTTCGGGAACACAATCGCCAGGCCGCCGCCATGCGGGATGTCGTACACAGCCGACACTGCATGCTCGATATTATGGGTTGCCCAGTCGCCGGCCATGCCCATATTGATCATGCCGTTCAGGGCCATCGTTCCGCAGTACATCACCGTCTCCCGCAGCTCGTAGTTTTCCAGGTCCTCGACCAGCTTCGGCGCCGTATCGATCATCGTGCGCAAAATCGTCTCGCAGAAGCCGTCTTGAACCGGCGTATTGGTATCCTGGTGGAAATAATGCTCGAGAACATGCGACATGATGTCGACGATGCCGTATACCGTCTGATCGCGGGGAAGCGTGAACGTATGTACGGGATCCAAAATCGAGAACGCGGGATACGCCCACGGGCTTCCCCAGCCCATCTTCTCCTTCGTTGCTTCGTTCGTGATGACCGAGCCCCCGTTCATCTCGGAACCCGTTGCGGCCATGGTCAGTACGGTGCCGAGCGGAAGCGCTCCTTGCGGGGTAGCCTTACGCTCGACGAAATCCCACATATCCCCGTCGTACTTGGCACCGACGGCAATCGCCTTCGAACAGTCAATGACGCTCCCCCCGCCTACGGCCAGGATCAGATCGATGCTGTGCTCACGGCAGAGCGAAACGCCTTTATGAACCGTGGACAGTCGCGGATTCGGCTCTACGCCGGCCAGCTCAGTTACGGATACTCCCGCTTCCTTTAGCAAGGAGAGGACCTGATCATACAGGCCGCTTCGTTTGATGCTCCCGCCGCCGTATACGAGCAGTACGTTCTTGTCGTATTTCGACACTTCCTCCTTCAGGGCGCTCAGCTTGCCTTTCCCGAATATCAGCCGGGTCGGATTATGAAATACAAAAGGTCTCATGTTGCGTACCTCCAATAAGTGTAATGGGATTGTGCTAATGTGTCTTTGCTGCTCTATCATTTTACCCCATTCCCGTAGGACATAACAAAC from Paenibacillus ihbetae includes:
- a CDS encoding iron-containing alcohol dehydrogenase, which produces MRPFVFHNPTRLIFGKGKLSALKEEVSKYDKNVLLVYGGGSIKRSGLYDQVLSLLKEAGVSVTELAGVEPNPRLSTVHKGVSLCREHSIDLILAVGGGSVIDCSKAIAVGAKYDGDMWDFVERKATPQGALPLGTVLTMAATGSEMNGGSVITNEATKEKMGWGSPWAYPAFSILDPVHTFTLPRDQTVYGIVDIMSHVLEHYFHQDTNTPVQDGFCETILRTMIDTAPKLVEDLENYELRETVMYCGTMALNGMINMGMAGDWATHNIEHAVSAVYDIPHGGGLAIVFPNWMKYNLPAQPARFKSLAVNVFGIDPAGKSDEEAGLEGIEALRRFWSSIGAPSTLADYNIDDSEIEAMADKAMRFGPFGNFRKLQREDVVEIYKMSL